In one window of Pristiophorus japonicus isolate sPriJap1 chromosome 9, sPriJap1.hap1, whole genome shotgun sequence DNA:
- the LOC139273996 gene encoding probable G-protein coupled receptor 139 yields the protein MGQPAILLMKEIYYPILTSIGIPANLLTILILSRGTCGLSKCISVYMVAMATADLLVMIVNATVYYIFCYHFPLSFLSHTPVCKFILYMTAVTLDLSVWFTVSFTFDRFVVICCQMFKTKYCTERTAIVVLTAFTVLIVFKDIPVLFAFETQQIINKMQWGCRSSVAFFSSAPGVAYLWFHSAWVVWFPFTLIILFNYLTVRRILVASRSRRGLRGHRSETQCDPELENRRKSIILLFTISGTFIFLWLIYAVSLVTTRLTNTIYYGGDLTDPGYIATETGAMLKYLSSCPNTCIYAATQSKFREKLKIVVKSPWTLIMRLVRKLE from the exons ATGGGGCAACCAGCTATTCTACTGATGAAAGAGATCTACTACCCAATTCTCACATCAATCGGTATTCCCG CGAACTTGCTGACAATTCTGATTCTTTCCCGAGGAACCTGCGGTCTTTCCAAGTGTATCTCTGTCTatatggtggccatggcaacagcagatctactaGTCATGATCGTCAATGCAACGGTATATTATATTTTCTGTTATCACTTTCCACTTTCGTTCCTGTCGCACACTCCCGTGTGTAAGTTCATTCTATACATGACTGCTGTCACTCTCGATTTGTCTGTTTGGTTCACcgtctccttcacatttgaccgatttgtAGTTATCTGTTGCCAGATgtttaaaacaaagtattgcaccgagagaactgcGATTGTGGTTCTAACAGCTTTCACAGTCCTGATCGTTTTTAAGGACATTCCCGTTTTGTTTGCATTTGAAACTCAGCAAATAATTAACAAGATGCAGTGGGGCTGCCGCTCAAGTGTGGCTTTTTTTTCCTCAGCCCCAGGTGTAGCTTACCTCTGGTTTCACAGTGCCTGGGTTGTTTGGTTTCCTTTTACATTAATTATCTTGTTTAATTATTTGAcagtcagacgtattttagtggccagtagaTCCCGCAGGGGACTCCGGGGTCACAGGAGTGAGACTCAATGTGATCCAGaattggagaaccgaaggaaatccatcattttactcttcacTATTTCGGGCACATTTATATTTTTGTGGCTGATATATGCCGTAAGTTTGGTAACTACCAGACTCACAAACACCATTTATTATGGAGGAGACCTCACAGACCCTGGATATATCGCCACTGAAACCGGAGCAATGCTGAAGTATTTGAGTTCCTGtccaaacacgtgtatttatgcagcgacCCAGAGCAAATTCAGAGAAAAGCTGAAGATTGTGGTGAAATCTCCCTGGACACTGATCATGAGATTAGTCAGAAAattagaataa